GCGTTTACACCAGTCCGAGCGCATGGCGACAAAGGCACCGTCTGGGATTTGCCCGTAGCTTTCTTCAAAGGTTTTGATATCCGCGATGCTCAGCGCGTAGTCGGGATTGGCGGCGACCTGATTATGCACGTCAATGACGCATAGGGGATAGGTGAACTCGGTCACCTCAATTTCATCCAATGTCCGGCCTTCCGGATAGAAATGAATGGGTGCGTCTACGTGGGTGCCATACTGGCCGACAACGGTAAACTGCTGCGTTTGAAAGATGTCACCGTTTTTGTAATCATAGACAAGCTTGGTTGTCATGGCCGGGAAGCCTTGCCAGTGTGGGCTGTCATCATCAAAAGCATGGGTCAGGTCTACCCATTTGTAGGACGGAGATTTTAGTTCTGCAAGCAGAGACCATAATTTTGGTGTTGCCATTCTGAATCCTCCTTTAAAGCTCTAAAGCTTATTTTCCTTATATTTTATAATAGGATGTTGTATACGTCAACATTTAGAATTGTTCCCCGACTGCAATCTTTTGTGCTATAATAGTCACAAAAAACATTTTATGAAAAATCAGGACAGAACAATGCTACAAAAAATGACAAAAACAGGAAAAATCTTTTTCTTTATCAGCTTGATAAGCGTTCTTTACGCTGCTTTTTTAGTTTATGCCAAAATAGCAGGAATGGTCATTAAGGATTATGGTGATTTACTATTTTTATATTATACCATTCAGGTTATCGTACTTGTGGTGCCCATGGGGCTCCATGTTTTTCAGGGGTGGATGAATGAAGAAGACCTCAGAGCCATCACGACCGCTGCCTTTATTAATATTATCATCTACTCGGTTATCAGTATCTGCCTCGGCCTTTTTTATATATATGTGGCCGATATGGCTGCAATGCTGGCAGACATCTTAAACGGAGTTTTTCTGGTATGTGTTATTTTTTGGTACCGGCAGATGATGGGGTAAAGGATAAGGATAGTGAGAATGAGAGAATATAAGCTGGCAACCGGCGATACGGCGCGTCTTGACCACCGGGCCGCTATTATCACTCTTGAGGATGAGCGGCGGGTACTCAGCAGCTCGCTTTTAAATGGCGGACTGAGGAGTGATCTGAGTTTTGTGTTTAACTATGACGAGCAGGAAGAAAAAACCAAGCGTTGTGAAATGCTGGCCCCTACCCATGAGGAGCATCTGAAGATTGTGGCGGAAAGTATTTTAAAATTGCCGCCGTGCCAGACTACCGGGCTGACTACCGCGGCACAGATCCGCAATGCGGCATTCTGTGAAGCCGCTTACGGTGCGATGGCGGTATCGGCGCTGGTGACAGCAGGCGTGTCGGGGAATGCTCTGCGGGCGGGTGACCGGGCTACCCTCGACCAGAAGGATGGCCGGCCATTCATACTTGGCGGAACTATCAATGTGATTCTTGCAATCGGCGCGGATTTACCGGATGGCACCATGCTTCAGGCTTTTATGACCTGTACAGAGGCTAAAACAGCCGCGCTTGAACGTCTGGGCTGCAAAAGTGTGGTTTCAGAAAATGGAGCGACCGGCACCGGTACCGA
The DNA window shown above is from Eubacterium limosum and carries:
- a CDS encoding cyclase family protein, which produces MATPKLWSLLAELKSPSYKWVDLTHAFDDDSPHWQGFPAMTTKLVYDYKNGDIFQTQQFTVVGQYGTHVDAPIHFYPEGRTLDEIEVTEFTYPLCVIDVHNQVAANPDYALSIADIKTFEESYGQIPDGAFVAMRSDWCKRWPDEKGCMEFDEKGTVHYPGWSLEAIKFLVEERNVGAIGHEAFDTAPPALEEDKPMESETYILSQNRIQIEVMANLDKVPPAGAIIFCTFPKAKNASGFPARCFALCEA
- a CDS encoding adenosylcobinamide amidohydrolase, which encodes MREYKLATGDTARLDHRAAIITLEDERRVLSSSLLNGGLRSDLSFVFNYDEQEEKTKRCEMLAPTHEEHLKIVAESILKLPPCQTTGLTTAAQIRNAAFCEAAYGAMAVSALVTAGVSGNALRAGDRATLDQKDGRPFILGGTINVILAIGADLPDGTMLQAFMTCTEAKTAALERLGCKSVVSENGATGTGTDGVVIIARPGSGLRMTDAGKHFKLGELIGQTVEAAVREALHLQEGWTS